One Falsihalocynthiibacter arcticus DNA segment encodes these proteins:
- a CDS encoding ABC transporter permease: MKLWIIAILTLALLVGASCLVGVVDLFAGNLDATMVLAVSRLPRTFAALLAGAGLALAGVVVQMSVQNRLVEPGLVGTPESAMLGLLAVTLLAPGATLMVKMSVAAMSALIGTLGFLWLARNVPRRDPVLLPLVGLIYGGIIGAAVLWLAWTTDLVQYIGIWQSGEFSGALRGRYELLWVVAGIAGLLWLSADRITILGLGEDTARSLGLDYRQTLLTGLVLVSVIVSVVVVSVGSIPFVGLVVPNVVSRWRGDNLRRNLPLVAWLGGCMVLACDIIGRLIRYPYEVPAGTIFAVLGAGIFLWLLYAAPRRAHG, encoded by the coding sequence GTGAAACTCTGGATTATTGCAATACTGACGCTCGCCCTCCTTGTGGGGGCGAGTTGCCTTGTGGGGGTGGTTGATCTCTTTGCAGGCAACCTCGACGCGACGATGGTGTTGGCCGTGAGCCGACTGCCGCGCACATTCGCGGCTCTTCTTGCGGGGGCTGGCTTGGCGCTCGCAGGGGTTGTCGTGCAAATGAGCGTGCAGAACCGATTGGTTGAACCAGGCCTCGTCGGCACACCAGAATCCGCTATGTTGGGGTTGCTCGCCGTTACCTTATTGGCTCCGGGGGCCACCTTAATGGTCAAAATGTCGGTGGCCGCGATGTCGGCGCTAATCGGCACACTCGGGTTTTTGTGGCTTGCCCGCAATGTGCCACGCCGAGACCCGGTACTTTTGCCACTGGTCGGGTTGATCTATGGCGGAATTATTGGGGCCGCGGTGCTGTGGCTCGCGTGGACAACTGATTTGGTTCAATACATTGGCATATGGCAGAGTGGCGAGTTTTCTGGCGCTTTGCGTGGGCGTTACGAATTGCTTTGGGTGGTCGCGGGCATTGCGGGGCTTTTGTGGCTATCGGCTGACCGCATCACGATACTCGGTCTGGGCGAGGATACCGCACGTAGCCTTGGGTTGGATTACCGTCAAACATTGCTGACGGGGTTGGTGCTGGTTTCGGTGATCGTCTCGGTTGTGGTTGTGAGCGTCGGATCAATTCCGTTCGTCGGCTTGGTTGTGCCAAACGTGGTCTCCCGCTGGCGCGGCGACAATTTGCGGCGAAACCTACCGTTGGTGGCGTGGCTTGGTGGCTGTATGGTGCTTGCTTGTGACATCATTGGACGGTTGATCAGATACCCGTATGAAGTGCCCGCAGGAACAATATTTGCAGTGCTTGGCGCGGGGATTTTCCTTTGGCTCCTTTACGCCGCTCCAAGGCGCGCTCATGGCTGA